The following proteins are encoded in a genomic region of Maribacter hydrothermalis:
- a CDS encoding amidase family protein, producing the protein MKKYLGLVIILLLIACNNQQKVEKVELILWIPYNDSLEVQANRNHEIPRMQYKLIQSKVLDKNDVFRPLYNEVSKLSETEYNALTILILEQDILTIQHHIKENRLTYEKLVLYYLYRIYKYELDNTTTLNTIIALNEDVLKDARKLDEDKRLGKLTDIQHPIFGMPILLKDNINSAEMKTTAGTIALMNNEVEDSFIVQQLKNNGALILGKVNLSEWAYFLCSGCPVGYSAYGGQTLNPYGRRIFETGGSSSGSGTAVAANYAVAAVGTETSGSILSPSSQNSVVGLKPTIGLLSRSGIVPISSTLDTPGPMTKNVKDNAILLSAMLGFDKMDPASIEDDFSGILSAGLHPKPFSEMKLGAIAELVKTDSMYRQTIEGLKKAGATIIEFTPPEVSMDGFLSILNIDMRNDLPVYLKKYSNPEFVKIESIVDAVAFNNADSLMRIPYGQALFQGILADSTSEQELEKIKAKLETNGRSFFNLALDQHKLDAVLSINNYHAGYAAVAKFPALTVPMGYKKTGEPVSLTFIGKQFSEANLLRIGSAYEQKFPVRVMPKGYQN; encoded by the coding sequence ATGAAAAAGTATTTAGGATTAGTAATAATTTTGTTGTTAATCGCTTGTAATAATCAGCAAAAAGTAGAAAAGGTAGAGTTGATTTTGTGGATACCTTATAATGATTCTTTAGAGGTTCAGGCAAATAGAAATCATGAGATCCCTCGCATGCAATACAAATTAATACAGTCTAAAGTTTTAGATAAGAATGACGTATTTAGGCCATTGTACAATGAAGTTTCTAAATTAAGCGAAACGGAATATAATGCACTTACAATATTGATTTTGGAGCAAGATATCTTGACTATTCAACATCATATTAAAGAAAATAGATTAACATATGAGAAGTTGGTTTTATATTATTTATATAGGATTTATAAATATGAACTGGACAACACTACAACCCTCAATACTATAATTGCACTTAATGAAGATGTTTTAAAAGATGCAAGAAAATTAGATGAAGATAAAAGACTAGGTAAACTAACCGATATTCAACATCCTATATTTGGTATGCCAATTTTATTGAAGGACAACATTAATTCTGCTGAAATGAAAACAACGGCAGGTACCATAGCCCTAATGAATAATGAAGTTGAAGATTCGTTCATTGTTCAACAATTAAAGAATAATGGAGCCTTAATCTTAGGCAAAGTAAACTTAAGCGAATGGGCGTATTTTTTATGTTCTGGATGCCCGGTAGGGTATAGCGCATATGGTGGACAAACTCTAAATCCATATGGACGCAGAATTTTCGAAACTGGTGGGTCTAGCTCGGGTAGTGGTACTGCCGTTGCAGCAAATTATGCCGTTGCTGCAGTAGGCACAGAGACTTCTGGGTCAATATTGTCGCCAAGTAGTCAAAATTCAGTAGTGGGGTTAAAACCAACAATTGGATTATTAAGTAGGTCTGGGATTGTCCCAATTTCTAGCACTTTAGATACTCCTGGTCCTATGACTAAAAATGTAAAAGATAATGCCATTTTATTATCGGCTATGCTAGGTTTTGATAAGATGGACCCTGCGTCTATTGAAGATGATTTTTCTGGTATTTTATCAGCAGGATTACATCCTAAACCATTTTCAGAAATGAAATTAGGAGCTATAGCAGAATTGGTAAAAACTGATAGTATGTATAGGCAAACAATTGAAGGTTTAAAAAAAGCAGGTGCAACAATTATAGAGTTTACTCCACCAGAAGTTTCTATGGACGGTTTTCTAAGTATTCTTAATATTGATATGCGAAATGATCTACCTGTTTATTTGAAAAAATATTCGAATCCTGAGTTTGTTAAAATTGAATCTATTGTAGATGCCGTTGCATTTAACAATGCCGATTCATTGATGAGAATTCCTTACGGGCAAGCACTTTTTCAGGGTATTTTGGCCGACTCAACCTCGGAACAAGAACTAGAGAAAATAAAAGCTAAGCTGGAAACAAATGGTCGTAGCTTTTTTAATTTGGCATTAGATCAGCATAAATTAGATGCCGTTTTATCAATAAATAATTACCATGCCGGTTATGCTGCAGTAGCCAAATTTCCCGCATTAACAGTGCCTATGGGATATAAAAAAACAGGTGAGCCAGTTAGTCTAACCTTTATTGGGAAACAGTTTTCAGAAGCTAATTTATTAAGAATTGGGAGCGCTTATGAACAGAAATTTCCAGTTCGAGTTATGCCTAAAGGTTATCAAAATTAA
- a CDS encoding DUF2911 domain-containing protein, whose product MRYGWVLVLLLICSHIKAQINHPKASPFAKIEQELGLTKITIEYSRPAARGRTLFGNQPNGESALVPYGRIWRVGANESTKISFSSDVKIGGNTILKGTYALYAFPGENEWQIIFHKNVTHWGDGRTAYNSNEDALRIKVTPVKTLDFHENFLIFFDAIDHNEMVMIWQWGNTKIVIPIYVDTQKMMVSHINQKLKNSPSAQTYYEIARYYQEQGMHFVEALTYVNNSIELGGNTYYYHRVRSLILADLKEYEEAIKAAEISKELAIKEGKDEFVRLNDNKIRVWKIAELKNK is encoded by the coding sequence TTGAGATACGGTTGGGTTTTAGTTTTATTATTAATTTGTAGCCATATAAAGGCTCAAATTAACCATCCAAAAGCAAGTCCTTTTGCTAAGATTGAGCAAGAATTAGGTCTCACCAAAATTACAATTGAATACTCAAGACCTGCAGCACGTGGACGCACTCTTTTTGGAAATCAACCTAATGGAGAATCAGCTTTGGTTCCTTACGGTCGAATATGGCGTGTTGGCGCTAATGAATCGACCAAAATTAGTTTCAGTTCAGACGTTAAAATAGGTGGTAATACTATTTTAAAAGGTACATACGCTCTTTATGCCTTTCCCGGAGAAAATGAATGGCAAATTATTTTTCATAAAAATGTTACCCATTGGGGTGATGGTAGAACGGCTTATAACTCTAATGAAGATGCATTACGTATAAAAGTAACGCCTGTAAAAACATTAGATTTTCACGAAAATTTTTTAATATTTTTTGATGCTATAGACCATAATGAAATGGTTATGATATGGCAGTGGGGTAATACAAAAATAGTTATTCCTATATATGTAGATACTCAAAAAATGATGGTGTCTCATATTAATCAAAAATTAAAGAACTCCCCTTCAGCTCAAACGTACTATGAAATAGCTAGATATTATCAAGAGCAAGGAATGCATTTTGTTGAAGCACTTACCTATGTCAATAACTCTATAGAACTTGGGGGTAACACTTATTATTATCACCGTGTACGTTCGTTGATTTTGGCAGATTTAAAAGAATATGAAGAGGCTATAAAAGCGGCTGAAATTTCTAAAGAATTGGCTATCAAAGAAGGTAAAGATGAGTTCGTACGATTGAATGACAATAAAATAAGAGTTTGGAAAATAGCGGAATTAAAAAATAAATAA
- the ftsY gene encoding signal recognition particle-docking protein FtsY: MSLFKKIFSSQKKETLDKGLEKSNTSFFSKLGKAVAGKSKVDDDVLDNLEEVLVSSDVGVDTTLKIIKRIEARVARDKYIGTDELNSILREEIAGLLSETNDADFFELQISTDKKPYVIMVVGVNGVGKTTTIGKLAHRFKKQGLKVVLGAADTFRAAAIDQLQVWADRVEVPIVKQQMGSDPASVAFDTLSSAVKQDADVVIIDTAGRLHNKVNLMNELTKVKRVMQKVVDNTPHEVLLVLDGSTGQNAFEQAKQFTKTTEVTSLAITKLDGTAKGGVVIGISDQFKIPVKYIGVGEGIEDLQVFNKHEFVDSFFKI; this comes from the coding sequence ATGAGTTTATTTAAAAAAATATTTTCTTCACAGAAAAAAGAAACCTTGGATAAGGGTTTAGAAAAGTCCAATACAAGCTTTTTTTCAAAGCTTGGAAAAGCAGTAGCGGGTAAGTCAAAAGTAGATGATGATGTACTTGATAATTTAGAGGAAGTTTTAGTTTCTTCTGATGTTGGTGTCGATACCACCTTGAAAATAATAAAAAGAATTGAAGCCAGAGTTGCTCGCGATAAATATATTGGAACTGATGAGCTAAATTCAATTTTACGGGAAGAGATTGCAGGATTACTGTCCGAGACTAATGATGCTGATTTTTTTGAATTGCAGATATCCACAGATAAAAAACCATATGTGATAATGGTAGTTGGTGTCAATGGTGTTGGGAAAACAACGACTATTGGAAAGCTTGCACATCGGTTTAAGAAACAGGGCTTAAAAGTAGTTTTGGGTGCTGCGGATACATTTAGAGCAGCAGCTATAGATCAACTGCAGGTTTGGGCAGATCGTGTAGAGGTGCCTATTGTAAAACAACAAATGGGTAGTGACCCTGCTTCTGTTGCTTTTGACACTTTGAGTTCCGCAGTTAAACAAGATGCTGATGTAGTCATAATAGATACTGCTGGCCGCTTACATAATAAAGTTAATTTAATGAATGAATTAACCAAGGTTAAACGTGTTATGCAAAAAGTGGTAGATAATACGCCACACGAGGTTTTATTAGTTCTTGATGGTTCTACAGGTCAAAATGCATTTGAACAGGCAAAGCAATTTACAAAGACAACAGAAGTTACATCTTTAGCGATTACTAAATTAGATGGTACAGCAAAGGGTGGAGTGGTTATCGGTATTTCAGACCAGTTTAAAATTCCAGTAAAATATATAGGTGTAGGTGAGGGCATTGAAGATTTACAAGTATTTAATAAACATGAGTTCGTAGATTCTTTCTTTAAAATTTAA
- a CDS encoding DUF4295 domain-containing protein — MAKKTVASLQTSSKRLTKAIKMVKSPKSGAYVFVEQVMAPEMVDAWMDKK; from the coding sequence ATGGCTAAGAAAACCGTAGCAAGTTTACAGACAAGTTCTAAAAGATTGACCAAAGCTATAAAAATGGTTAAGTCGCCAAAATCTGGTGCTTACGTTTTTGTTGAGCAAGTAATGGCACCAGAAATGGTAGATGCTTGGATGGACAAGAAATAA
- the rpmG gene encoding 50S ribosomal protein L33: MAKKGNRIQVILECTEHKESGQPGTSRYITTKNKKNTPERLEIKKFNPILKRMTVHKEIK; encoded by the coding sequence ATGGCAAAGAAAGGTAATAGAATACAAGTTATATTAGAATGCACTGAGCATAAAGAATCTGGTCAGCCAGGTACTTCAAGATATATCACTACCAAAAACAAAAAGAACACTCCTGAGAGATTGGAAATTAAAAAATTCAATCCTATTCTTAAGAGAATGACCGTTCACAAAGAAATTAAATAG
- the rpmB gene encoding 50S ribosomal protein L28: protein MSKVCEITGKKAMFGNNVSFSINKTRRRFDVNLSKKRFYIPEEDRWITLKVSTRGLKSINKKGISAVLKEAKAKGLVIK, encoded by the coding sequence ATGTCAAAAGTTTGTGAAATTACGGGAAAGAAGGCGATGTTTGGAAACAATGTTTCGTTTTCAATTAATAAGACAAGAAGAAGATTTGATGTAAATCTTTCTAAGAAACGTTTTTACATTCCAGAAGAAGACCGTTGGATAACACTTAAAGTTTCTACAAGAGGTTTAAAAAGTATCAATAAAAAAGGTATATCTGCTGTTTTAAAAGAAGCAAAAGCAAAAGGATTAGTTATTAAATAA
- a CDS encoding competence/damage-inducible protein A: MLAEIITIGDEILIGQIVDTNSAFIAKELNKIGISVYQITSVQDERHHMLNAFKEAAERVDIVIVTGGLGPTKDDITKHTFCEFLNDTLVENTEVLAHVEALFAKYISNTPILDINRMQALVPSRAEVLHNANGTAPGMWMRKNNVTFISLPGVPFEMKHLIVESVIPKLISFYKRPHILHRTIVTYGLGESSIAKRIESWEDNLPSHIKLAYLPNLGKVRLRLSGKGPDYDSLLADIDAECKKLFPLVKDIMFGEEDDEDLEKIVARLLTNKNLTLATAESFTGGRIAERITAIPGASNYFKGSVVSYATETKINILKVPKDIVEQYSVVSAQVAMAMAKGVKELMKTDFSIATTGNAGPTKGDSDADVGTTFIAIVGPDLEFVQEFKMGSTRERIVEKAVNKAFELLQKEILKM; the protein is encoded by the coding sequence ATGCTTGCAGAGATTATAACAATTGGTGATGAAATCCTCATAGGCCAAATTGTAGATACTAATTCCGCTTTTATAGCAAAAGAGCTAAATAAAATTGGGATATCGGTCTATCAAATAACCTCGGTACAAGATGAGCGACATCATATGCTTAATGCTTTTAAAGAAGCCGCCGAGCGAGTAGATATAGTAATTGTTACTGGCGGTTTGGGACCAACAAAAGATGATATTACAAAACACACTTTTTGCGAATTTTTAAATGATACACTTGTAGAGAATACCGAAGTACTGGCACATGTAGAAGCTTTGTTTGCAAAGTATATAAGTAATACACCTATTTTGGATATTAATAGAATGCAAGCTTTGGTACCTAGTAGGGCAGAAGTGTTGCATAATGCAAATGGGACAGCCCCGGGAATGTGGATGCGTAAAAATAATGTAACATTTATTTCTTTACCAGGTGTTCCTTTTGAAATGAAACACTTAATTGTGGAAAGTGTAATTCCAAAACTAATATCTTTTTATAAAAGGCCACATATACTACATAGAACAATTGTAACCTACGGTTTGGGTGAAAGCAGTATAGCAAAGCGTATAGAGTCATGGGAAGATAATCTTCCTTCACATATAAAATTAGCATACTTGCCTAATTTAGGTAAGGTAAGGTTAAGGTTGTCGGGTAAAGGTCCTGATTATGATAGCTTGTTGGCGGATATTGATGCGGAATGCAAAAAATTATTTCCACTTGTGAAGGATATAATGTTTGGAGAGGAGGATGATGAAGATTTGGAAAAGATCGTTGCCAGATTATTAACAAATAAAAATTTAACATTGGCTACGGCTGAAAGTTTTACAGGTGGTAGAATAGCAGAAAGAATAACGGCAATTCCTGGAGCTTCAAACTATTTTAAGGGAAGTGTGGTGAGTTATGCCACTGAAACTAAGATAAATATACTTAAGGTGCCGAAAGACATTGTAGAACAATATTCTGTAGTTAGTGCGCAGGTGGCAATGGCTATGGCAAAAGGAGTAAAGGAATTGATGAAAACAGATTTTTCAATTGCTACAACAGGTAATGCCGGACCTACAAAAGGGGATTCCGATGCAGATGTTGGTACCACATTTATTGCAATTGTTGGTCCAGATTTAGAATTTGTTCAAGAATTTAAAATGGGTAGTACCAGGGAGCGCATAGTAGAAAAGGCTGTAAATAAGGCTTTTGAGCTGCTTCAAAAAGAAATTTTAAAAATGTGA
- a CDS encoding Hpt domain-containing protein, translating to MIYNLDKINEMAEGDQDFINSVIAVFLEEVPEDMESLEKALLAKDHEQVYKLAHKIKPNVDLLGMEQSRAIALEMETLGKQEASIVEIEKRFPLLKTDINQVIAELKKDFQL from the coding sequence ATGATTTATAACCTAGATAAGATTAATGAGATGGCAGAGGGAGATCAGGATTTTATAAATTCTGTAATAGCTGTTTTTTTGGAAGAAGTTCCTGAAGATATGGAATCTTTAGAGAAGGCTTTGTTGGCGAAAGACCATGAGCAAGTTTATAAACTGGCTCATAAGATTAAGCCTAATGTAGATTTGTTGGGGATGGAGCAATCGCGTGCAATTGCTTTGGAAATGGAAACATTAGGAAAGCAAGAAGCAAGTATTGTAGAAATAGAAAAAAGATTTCCTTTGCTAAAAACCGATATTAATCAGGTTATCGCCGAATTGAAAAAAGATTTTCAACTATAA
- a CDS encoding fumarylacetoacetate hydrolase family protein: protein MKIICIGRNYTAHIAELKNERPEEPVIFIKPDSSVLPKQQDFYIPEFSNDVHYEVEVLVKIKKVGKHISKEFAPSYYDEIGLGIDFTARDLQSKLKEKGLPWEKAKGFDGAAVIGEWLPKTVFKDINNLNFKLLKNEEVVQQGNTSLMLWKIDEIIAYVSTYFMLKKGDIIFTGTPAGVGKISPNDYLSGSLEDKELFTLKIK from the coding sequence ATGAAAATTATTTGCATCGGTCGAAATTATACTGCTCATATAGCAGAACTTAAAAATGAACGCCCGGAAGAACCTGTTATATTTATAAAGCCAGATTCATCGGTTTTACCTAAACAACAGGATTTTTATATTCCTGAATTTTCAAATGATGTTCATTACGAGGTGGAAGTTTTAGTAAAAATAAAAAAGGTTGGTAAGCATATTAGTAAAGAATTTGCTCCATCGTATTATGACGAAATAGGATTAGGAATAGATTTTACCGCAAGGGATTTACAATCTAAATTAAAGGAAAAAGGATTGCCATGGGAGAAAGCTAAGGGTTTTGATGGTGCTGCCGTAATAGGAGAGTGGTTGCCAAAAACAGTTTTTAAAGACATTAATAACCTAAATTTTAAGTTGTTAAAAAATGAGGAAGTAGTACAACAAGGGAACACTAGCTTAATGTTATGGAAAATAGATGAAATAATTGCTTATGTTTCTACTTATTTTATGCTTAAAAAGGGTGATATTATTTTTACAGGTACTCCTGCCGGTGTTGGCAAAATAAGTCCAAATGATTATCTTTCGGGTAGTTTGGAAGACAAAGAACTTTTTACCTTAAAAATTAAATAA
- a CDS encoding 3'-5' exonuclease, whose protein sequence is MELKLTRPICFFDLETTGINVAKDRIVEIAILKVYPNGNKESKTWLVNPEMVIPDEVIAVHGITNEKVANEPVFKELSKEIYKMIKDSDLGGFNSDRFDIPLLAEELLRADIDFDMKNTVSVDVQTIFHKMEKRTLEAAYKFYCDKELTDAHSAAADTNATYEVLLSQLDRYPDLENNIKKLSEFSRRKQSVDFAGFIAMDEEGDEVFSFGKHKGKKVHDVLEKEPGYFGWMLNADFPLYTKKILTQIKLSKLNNKLS, encoded by the coding sequence ATGGAATTAAAACTTACCAGGCCTATTTGTTTTTTCGATTTAGAAACAACTGGTATTAATGTAGCAAAGGATCGGATTGTTGAAATTGCAATACTAAAAGTATATCCTAATGGAAATAAAGAAAGTAAAACATGGCTAGTGAACCCAGAAATGGTTATACCCGATGAGGTAATTGCCGTGCATGGTATTACTAATGAGAAAGTGGCCAACGAGCCTGTTTTTAAAGAACTTTCTAAGGAAATTTATAAAATGATAAAGGATAGTGATTTAGGCGGATTTAATTCTGACCGATTTGATATTCCTTTACTAGCTGAAGAATTATTACGTGCAGATATTGATTTTGATATGAAGAACACCGTATCTGTTGATGTGCAAACCATATTTCATAAAATGGAGAAGCGAACATTAGAAGCTGCTTATAAGTTTTATTGTGATAAAGAGTTGACAGATGCCCATAGTGCAGCTGCAGATACTAATGCTACATATGAGGTGTTGCTTTCTCAATTAGATAGGTATCCAGATTTGGAAAATAATATTAAAAAACTTTCAGAATTTTCTAGAAGAAAACAATCGGTAGATTTCGCAGGGTTTATTGCAATGGATGAAGAAGGAGATGAAGTATTTTCCTTTGGTAAACATAAGGGTAAAAAAGTCCATGATGTATTAGAAAAAGAACCTGGGTATTTTGGGTGGATGTTAAACGCAGATTTTCCATTGTATACCAAAAAAATACTCACGCAAATTAAATTAAGTAAATTAAATAATAAGTTAAGTTAA
- a CDS encoding DUF481 domain-containing protein translates to MKVADFLKQGVLFFILIVFSIKIAGQRPPVPENNQAPRLFIECNCDRSYIQQEIKFVNHVRDQSLANIQLFIFDVTNGSGGRTYVLEFKGVDGYEGIFNKLSYDTSPNMTSDEVRQGLLKHIKTGLLRYLIESDLVDKIDYTVENEGAEEMQDIDFEDPWNNWIFEVYGEARLDKESSRKEFEYEVGFESDRVTEKWRIRTDVEMNQEQSEFEQNQEIFTSSRKRYSFNGSVVRSLSDHWSLGLFGGVRHNTFTNLDFSTYVNPAIEYNIFPYKEVLRREIVFAYKIGYFFNDYINTTIFNKNSEGIFNHSLNVQLNYRQPWGTVYARLQGSTFLEDFERNRLEFYGRFSIRVFKGLAVSFSGNYDLVKDQIGLPAGDATIEDVLLQQKQIATAFELGFRVGLRYTFGSAYNNIINLRL, encoded by the coding sequence ATGAAAGTGGCAGATTTTTTAAAACAAGGAGTTCTTTTTTTTATTTTGATAGTATTTTCTATAAAAATAGCAGGGCAGAGACCTCCAGTTCCAGAGAACAATCAAGCTCCTAGATTATTTATAGAATGTAACTGTGATCGTAGCTATATTCAGCAAGAAATAAAGTTTGTGAATCATGTACGCGACCAATCGCTTGCAAATATCCAATTATTTATTTTTGATGTTACCAATGGTTCTGGGGGTAGAACCTATGTTTTGGAGTTTAAAGGTGTAGATGGTTATGAAGGAATCTTCAACAAACTATCGTACGATACCAGCCCAAACATGACCTCCGATGAGGTGCGCCAAGGTTTGTTAAAGCATATTAAGACAGGGCTTTTAAGATATTTAATAGAATCTGATCTTGTAGATAAGATTGATTATACCGTAGAAAATGAAGGAGCTGAGGAAATGCAGGATATCGATTTTGAAGACCCTTGGAACAATTGGATATTTGAAGTGTATGGAGAGGCGCGCTTAGATAAGGAGAGCAGTAGAAAAGAATTTGAATATGAAGTTGGTTTTGAAAGCGATAGGGTAACCGAAAAATGGCGTATTCGTACTGATGTTGAAATGAATCAGGAGCAAAGTGAATTTGAGCAGAATCAGGAAATATTTACTAGTTCACGAAAACGCTACTCTTTTAATGGCAGTGTTGTACGTAGTTTGTCCGATCATTGGTCATTAGGTCTTTTTGGTGGTGTGCGGCATAACACATTTACTAATCTGGATTTTTCAACTTATGTAAACCCTGCAATTGAATATAATATTTTTCCATATAAAGAAGTATTACGTAGAGAAATTGTTTTTGCCTACAAAATAGGGTATTTTTTTAATGACTATATTAATACTACAATATTTAATAAAAATTCAGAAGGAATTTTTAACCACTCCTTAAATGTCCAATTAAATTACCGGCAGCCTTGGGGCACCGTTTATGCCCGGCTACAAGGGTCGACATTTTTAGAGGATTTTGAAAGAAACCGTCTTGAGTTTTATGGACGTTTTTCTATTCGTGTATTTAAAGGTTTAGCGGTATCGTTCTCTGGAAATTATGATTTGGTAAAAGATCAAATTGGATTACCCGCTGGTGATGCTACAATTGAAGATGTATTACTCCAACAAAAACAGATTGCCACTGCTTTTGAACTAGGTTTCCGCGTAGGCTTACGCTATACCTTTGGATCGGCCTATAATAATATTATCAACTTAAGATTGTAA
- a CDS encoding dihydrolipoamide acetyltransferase family protein, protein MSKFELKLPRMGESVAEATLTSWLKEVGDTIEMDEAIFEIATDKVDSEVPSEVDGVLVEKCFNIDDVIKVGQTVAIIEIDGDVEINEETASSNTAKTDVPASEEMVSAVEEVVVKAKEETTVPTMTIGESDRFYSPLVKNIAKEEGISFEVLETITGSGKDGRVTKDDILNFVKNGEGTDHEAVASSLKQKSSAIAADKAATPTPTKVNEPATDKSKVQVSNGDEVIAMSRMGKLIAKHMTDSVTTSAHVQSFIEVDVTNIVNWRLKMKDAFLKREGEKLTFTPIFMEAVAKALKKYPMMNISVDGDTVIKKKNINIGMAAALPDGNLIVPVIKNADQLNLVGMAKVINDLAARSRNNTLKPDEVQGGTYTVTNVGTFGSVFGTPIINQPQVGILALGAIRKMPSVIETPEGDFIGIRSKMYISHSYDHRVVNGALGSMFAKAIADYLEAWDVNREI, encoded by the coding sequence ATGTCAAAATTTGAATTGAAGCTACCACGAATGGGAGAGAGTGTTGCAGAAGCAACATTAACGTCTTGGTTGAAAGAGGTTGGCGATACTATTGAGATGGATGAAGCCATTTTTGAAATTGCTACAGACAAAGTTGATAGCGAGGTGCCTAGTGAAGTAGATGGTGTATTGGTTGAGAAATGTTTTAATATAGATGATGTTATTAAAGTAGGCCAAACGGTAGCTATTATTGAAATTGATGGTGATGTGGAAATAAATGAGGAGACAGCAAGCTCTAATACAGCAAAAACAGATGTACCAGCTTCAGAAGAGATGGTGTCTGCCGTAGAGGAAGTAGTTGTTAAGGCCAAGGAAGAAACTACGGTACCGACAATGACTATTGGAGAGTCGGACAGGTTCTATTCTCCACTGGTTAAAAATATAGCAAAAGAGGAAGGTATTTCTTTTGAAGTTTTAGAAACTATTACAGGGTCAGGAAAAGATGGTAGAGTAACAAAAGATGACATTTTAAACTTTGTAAAAAATGGAGAGGGTACTGACCATGAGGCGGTAGCATCTTCTTTAAAACAAAAATCATCGGCTATCGCAGCAGATAAAGCAGCTACGCCTACACCTACCAAAGTTAATGAGCCCGCTACTGATAAGTCAAAAGTTCAGGTATCTAATGGCGATGAGGTGATTGCAATGTCCAGAATGGGCAAATTAATTGCTAAGCATATGACAGATAGTGTTACTACTTCTGCACATGTTCAAAGCTTTATAGAGGTTGATGTAACTAATATTGTTAATTGGAGGCTTAAGATGAAAGATGCATTCCTTAAAAGGGAAGGTGAAAAGTTAACATTCACGCCAATTTTTATGGAAGCGGTTGCTAAGGCACTAAAGAAATATCCAATGATGAATATTTCAGTAGATGGCGATACCGTAATTAAAAAGAAGAATATTAATATAGGTATGGCAGCCGCCTTGCCAGATGGTAATTTGATTGTTCCTGTTATAAAAAATGCCGATCAGTTGAATTTGGTGGGTATGGCAAAGGTTATTAATGACTTGGCCGCCCGTTCAAGAAATAATACATTAAAACCAGATGAGGTTCAAGGGGGTACGTATACGGTAACTAATGTAGGCACTTTTGGTAGTGTTTTCGGAACGCCTATTATTAACCAACCACAAGTAGGTATCTTGGCATTGGGCGCTATTAGAAAAATGCCGTCTGTAATAGAAACCCCAGAGGGCGATTTTATTGGTATTCGAAGTAAAATGTATATTTCGCACAGTTATGATCATAGAGTTGTAAATGGAGCTTTAGGTAGTATGTTTGCAAAAGCCATTGCAGATTATTTAGAAGCATGGGATGTAAATAGGGAAATTTAG
- the recR gene encoding recombination mediator RecR: MDFSSKLLENAVYEVSQLPGIGKRTALRLVLHLLKQPEQRTENLSNSLLDLRSKIQFCDNCHNISDTTTCEICANPKRDDALVCVVEDIRDVMAIENTGQFRGKYHVLGGKISPMEGIGPQNLKIGSLVDKVKKGVIKELIFALSSTMEGDTTNFYIFRQIEGLNVKTSTIARGIAVGDELEYADEVTLGRSILNRVPFEGSLRQD, translated from the coding sequence ATGGATTTTTCGTCAAAATTATTAGAAAATGCGGTGTATGAGGTTTCGCAATTACCAGGTATAGGTAAAAGAACGGCATTACGTTTGGTGTTGCATTTATTAAAGCAGCCAGAACAGCGTACCGAGAATTTATCTAACTCATTGTTAGATTTAAGAAGTAAAATTCAATTTTGCGATAATTGTCATAATATTTCCGATACCACAACGTGCGAAATTTGTGCTAACCCAAAAAGAGATGACGCCTTGGTTTGTGTAGTTGAAGATATAAGAGATGTAATGGCTATTGAAAATACGGGTCAGTTTAGAGGAAAATATCATGTGCTTGGCGGTAAAATATCACCAATGGAAGGTATAGGCCCCCAAAATTTAAAAATTGGTTCTCTTGTAGATAAAGTAAAAAAAGGCGTAATAAAGGAATTAATTTTTGCGTTGAGCTCTACTATGGAAGGGGATACTACGAACTTTTACATCTTTCGACAAATAGAAGGTTTAAATGTGAAAACGTCGACTATTGCCAGAGGTATTGCTGTGGGCGATGAGCTGGAATACGCAGATGAGGTTACGTTAGGTAGAAGCATATTAAACAGAGTCCCGTTTGAAGGGTCATTAAGACAAGATTAG